A part of Paenibacillus donghaensis genomic DNA contains:
- a CDS encoding nitrous oxide reductase accessory protein NosL → MRKWSAVLILIMGLFVLSACGEKKYEALAINEDVDICVICNMQVKDDAFATQLTTKEGKNYKFDDIGCMNEWKQQNGSDNIGMDYVRDYNDKAWIEFSKASYVYAETLRTPMAYGVISFKDTASAEAFVAEQGVGEVLTAGDLSSHDWKQNTDMMNMEMDGEGHSHSHEEENGEAGH, encoded by the coding sequence ATGAGAAAATGGAGTGCTGTGCTGATCCTGATCATGGGACTGTTTGTCCTGAGCGCCTGTGGAGAGAAGAAATATGAAGCGCTGGCTATTAATGAAGACGTCGATATCTGCGTGATCTGTAACATGCAGGTCAAGGATGATGCTTTTGCCACCCAACTGACAACTAAGGAAGGCAAAAACTATAAATTTGACGATATTGGCTGTATGAATGAATGGAAGCAACAGAACGGGAGCGACAATATCGGCATGGATTATGTCCGTGATTACAATGACAAGGCATGGATCGAATTCAGCAAGGCCAGCTATGTCTATGCCGAAACCCTGCGTACACCGATGGCTTATGGCGTGATCAGCTTCAAGGATACGGCTTCTGCCGAAGCCTTTGTGGCAGAGCAAGGCGTTGGAGAGGTGCTGACCGCCGGAGATTTGTCCTCCCATGATTGGAAGCAGAACACGGACATGATGAACATGGAGATGGACGGCGAAGGTCATAGCCATAGCCATGAGGAGGAGAACGGAGAAGCAGGGCACTAG
- a CDS encoding right-handed parallel beta-helix repeat-containing protein, which produces MSNPYRSSAITCRPACRKLFFLLALLWILCNGPGIATAETAPTATPLQPIIDAARSGEVIRLAPGTYTGPVRIDKRLTIHGDGQATLRNSSPEADVAVLITADGVQLQGLNIRQDNDGEAAAVRVEADQVTLTDLAIHTGGYGIVLREASGGLIARNRIRWFIPEGQPPGTRGNGIDLYNAHGIEIRENEISYLRDGIYLENSRNTKVDQNRLYNLRYGVHCMYINGSEVTNNTGEYNVTGAMVMGVTDVLVSGNSFRKQSQNVHSQGILLYDVRTSTIKSNVVEGNRVGIYMQRSSDNILLDNVVLRNFIGIQFEGAEGNEFQRNGFIANVIEAEAVSSKDNLMNGNYWDSFQGLDITGDGVSDLPYAVNPFYQQLIKRNGAYQLFFQSPGMNFLSGMVANDKQQWTSDQAPLMQIGVAEGAEAPTGGQGPVMVAGWVLLFLSVITILYMGVLRL; this is translated from the coding sequence ATGTCCAACCCATACAGGAGCTCTGCGATTACCTGTCGACCGGCCTGCCGGAAGCTGTTCTTCCTGTTGGCCCTGTTATGGATACTTTGTAACGGTCCCGGTATAGCTACAGCTGAAACCGCTCCTACCGCTACGCCGCTTCAGCCGATCATCGATGCTGCCCGGAGCGGAGAGGTTATCCGGTTGGCGCCCGGTACCTACACGGGGCCAGTACGTATAGACAAGAGGCTGACAATCCACGGTGATGGGCAAGCCACGCTGCGGAATTCTTCACCGGAAGCCGATGTTGCCGTGCTGATTACTGCAGATGGCGTTCAGTTGCAAGGCCTCAACATCCGGCAGGACAACGACGGCGAAGCGGCAGCGGTTCGCGTCGAAGCCGATCAGGTCACGTTGACAGACCTCGCGATCCATACCGGCGGTTACGGCATTGTGCTACGTGAAGCAAGTGGCGGTCTTATTGCCCGTAATCGAATCCGCTGGTTTATACCTGAAGGCCAGCCGCCGGGAACAAGAGGCAACGGTATTGATCTGTATAACGCTCACGGAATTGAGATCAGGGAGAATGAAATCTCCTATCTGCGGGATGGCATCTACCTGGAGAACAGCCGCAATACGAAGGTAGACCAGAATCGGCTCTACAATTTGCGCTACGGGGTACACTGCATGTATATCAACGGCTCTGAGGTTACCAATAATACCGGCGAATACAATGTGACCGGAGCCATGGTGATGGGAGTGACCGATGTGCTCGTGTCCGGCAATTCCTTTCGCAAGCAGAGTCAGAATGTGCATTCCCAGGGCATCTTACTCTATGATGTCCGCACCTCAACTATCAAGAGCAACGTGGTGGAGGGCAACCGGGTTGGCATCTATATGCAGCGGTCCTCAGATAATATCCTGCTGGACAATGTAGTGCTGCGGAATTTCATCGGCATCCAGTTTGAAGGGGCAGAAGGCAATGAGTTTCAGCGCAATGGGTTTATTGCCAATGTGATTGAAGCCGAAGCTGTCAGCAGCAAGGACAATCTCATGAACGGAAACTACTGGGATTCCTTTCAGGGACTGGATATCACTGGTGACGGAGTAAGTGATCTTCCTTATGCGGTGAATCCGTTCTATCAGCAGCTTATTAAGCGAAATGGTGCTTACCAGCTGTTTTTTCAATCGCCGGGGATGAACTTTCTGAGCGGGATGGTTGCTAATGACAAGCAGCAGTGGACAAGTGATCAAGCGCCGCTGATGCAGATCGGAGTAGCAGAAGGGGCGGAAGCGCCAACCGGCGGCCAAGGCCCCGTGATGGTAGCGGGCTGGGTGTTATTGTTTCTGTCTGTTATTACAATTCTATATATGGGGGTATTGCGATTATGA
- a CDS encoding MFS transporter, with amino-acid sequence MKIQQGTRMFRNTSLALFAGGFSTFALLYSLQPLMPELSETFAITPTQASLSLSVTTISMALTMLLIGSLSDAWGRKSIMTASLVTASVIAILTAVMPSFVLLLILRVLQGVALAGLPAIAMTYLVEEIEPASLGYAMGLYISGNSIGGMAGRMISGLLTDIWGWRYAVSTIGLLGVASALIFWMVIPSSRHFVSRTSRLSGVVPLLWSQLRNPRLLCLYGLGFLLMGSFVTLFNYIGFKLTAAPYNLSQSLVGSIFVVYLMGTFSSTWMGRLADRYGRSRVLVLGLALLLLGALLTLNDSLWVTIIGLAVFAFGFFGSHSIASSWVGLAADTHLSQANALYLFFYYIGSSVSGTGGGMLFSSLGWHGVVGMIAGYVIISLLLCYILTVSSKSNEPKNR; translated from the coding sequence ATGAAAATTCAGCAAGGCACCCGAATGTTCCGCAACACCAGCCTCGCCTTGTTCGCAGGCGGGTTCAGCACCTTTGCTCTGTTATACAGCCTTCAGCCTTTAATGCCTGAACTATCGGAGACCTTCGCGATCACTCCAACTCAGGCCAGCTTGTCTTTATCCGTAACCACCATTTCCATGGCGCTGACCATGCTGCTTATCGGCTCATTGTCAGATGCCTGGGGGCGCAAATCGATCATGACCGCCTCTCTGGTAACGGCATCCGTAATCGCGATTCTGACTGCTGTCATGCCATCGTTTGTCTTGCTGCTGATCCTGCGGGTGCTGCAGGGTGTGGCATTAGCCGGCTTGCCCGCCATTGCCATGACCTATCTGGTGGAGGAGATTGAACCCGCCAGTCTGGGGTATGCGATGGGATTGTATATCAGCGGCAATTCCATTGGCGGGATGGCAGGGAGGATGATCAGCGGTCTGCTGACCGATATATGGGGCTGGCGTTATGCCGTCAGCACCATTGGGCTGCTCGGTGTAGCCTCCGCGCTGATCTTCTGGATGGTGATTCCGTCATCCAGGCATTTCGTCAGCCGGACATCGCGACTTAGTGGAGTCGTGCCCCTATTGTGGTCCCAGCTCCGTAACCCACGGCTGCTCTGCCTGTATGGACTCGGATTCCTGCTGATGGGCAGCTTCGTGACCTTGTTTAATTATATTGGCTTCAAGCTGACCGCCGCTCCCTATAATTTAAGCCAGTCACTGGTTGGCAGCATCTTCGTAGTCTACCTGATGGGAACGTTCAGCTCTACTTGGATGGGCAGACTTGCAGACCGCTACGGCCGCAGCCGCGTATTGGTGCTGGGACTGGCGCTGCTTCTGCTCGGAGCTTTGCTTACGCTTAACGACAGCCTATGGGTCACTATCATCGGACTGGCCGTGTTTGCCTTTGGTTTCTTCGGGAGCCATTCCATTGCCAGCAGTTGGGTCGGTCTGGCCGCTGACACTCATCTCTCGCAGGCCAATGCGCTTTATTTATTCTTCTATTATATAGGGTCCAGTGTCAGCGGTACCGGTGGCGGCATGTTATTCAGCAGCCTCGGCTGGCATGGCGTGGTAGGCATGATAGCCGGCTATGTTATCATCAGCTTGCTGCTGTGCTACATACTGACCGTCAGCAGCAAATCAAATGAGCCTAAAAACAGATAA
- a CDS encoding response regulator, which yields MTLTRVLVVDDHAHAREAICEILSMDPSFQVVGVVSNGHEAIEYTEQWLPDLILMDIQMPGMDGLEATQRIKLSCPYVKIVMITVSDDMIHLLEALKRGAQGYLLKNLAPSTWLQYLHSIVNEEAPLSREVAYQILKDVSLSQKNSPQVQITAREQDILNGVAAGWTNKEIAVKHGISEHTVKNHLKNILQKLQLQNRVQLTRYALEQGLISDDYNRPG from the coding sequence ATGACTCTTACACGCGTGTTGGTCGTGGATGACCATGCACATGCCAGAGAGGCGATCTGCGAGATTCTGTCGATGGACCCCAGCTTCCAGGTGGTTGGGGTAGTCAGCAATGGACACGAAGCGATTGAATACACTGAGCAATGGTTGCCGGACCTGATCCTGATGGATATCCAGATGCCAGGGATGGACGGATTGGAAGCCACTCAACGTATCAAGCTCAGCTGTCCTTACGTTAAGATCGTGATGATTACTGTCTCTGATGATATGATTCACCTGCTCGAAGCACTGAAGCGTGGTGCACAGGGTTACCTGCTGAAGAACCTGGCCCCTTCAACCTGGCTGCAATATCTGCATTCGATTGTCAATGAAGAGGCACCGCTAAGCCGGGAGGTTGCCTACCAGATTCTGAAGGATGTCTCCTTATCACAAAAAAACAGCCCACAGGTACAAATCACCGCACGAGAACAGGATATCCTGAACGGGGTTGCCGCTGGCTGGACGAACAAGGAAATTGCCGTCAAACACGGCATTTCCGAGCACACGGTCAAGAATCATCTCAAAAACATTCTGCAGAAGCTGCAGCTTCAGAATCGGGTACAGCTTACAAGATATGCATTGGAGCAAGGACTTATCTCAGACGATTACAATCGTCCGGGATAG
- a CDS encoding ABC transporter permease, translated as MSAKSSRFIELLSSRNHSWVTQLLLLLPSLLLMGIVYLGGLLIFGRYSFDLYENGTLARAWSSHAYRAFLTDPYYWTLIGTTFRIALKVTCWSLLLGYPLAYCIAGLRSPGWRQTLLLITFLPLLVSAVVRSYGWLLLLSRQGFMNWLFIRLGFTDSGFEMMYNETGVVVALVHIFLPFMIFPLLNVLSQSDPYLKAAAHDLGAGKWRTFLTITLPLSARGIASGVQIVFTLCLTAFTTPQLIGGGRVMTLPVFIYQRTLDTNWPMAAVASLFLFAASIAVSLLVNRTAEWLMYRRTVAEGGSR; from the coding sequence ATGAGTGCGAAATCCAGCCGTTTTATTGAGCTGTTGTCCTCCCGAAATCACTCCTGGGTCACCCAACTGCTGCTCCTGTTGCCCTCACTGCTGCTGATGGGCATCGTTTATCTCGGCGGTCTGCTGATCTTTGGAAGGTACAGCTTCGATCTGTACGAGAACGGCACACTGGCCCGCGCCTGGAGCAGCCATGCCTACCGAGCATTTCTTACTGACCCTTATTATTGGACACTCATCGGTACTACCTTCCGGATTGCGCTGAAAGTAACCTGCTGGAGTCTGCTGCTCGGTTATCCGCTGGCCTACTGCATCGCCGGGCTGCGCAGTCCCGGCTGGAGACAGACGCTGCTGCTGATTACCTTTCTGCCACTCCTGGTCAGTGCGGTGGTCCGCTCCTACGGCTGGCTGCTGCTGCTCTCCCGCCAGGGCTTTATGAACTGGCTGTTTATCCGGCTTGGCTTCACCGACAGCGGGTTTGAAATGATGTACAACGAGACAGGTGTTGTAGTTGCACTGGTTCATATCTTTCTGCCGTTTATGATTTTTCCGCTGCTGAATGTGTTGTCGCAGAGTGATCCTTATCTGAAGGCCGCAGCTCATGATCTGGGCGCAGGGAAATGGCGAACGTTTCTCACCATTACCTTGCCCTTATCCGCACGGGGAATCGCCAGTGGTGTACAGATTGTATTTACGTTATGCCTCACCGCCTTCACTACCCCCCAGCTGATCGGCGGGGGACGGGTGATGACCTTGCCGGTCTTTATTTACCAGCGGACACTGGACACCAATTGGCCGATGGCTGCGGTAGCCAGCCTGTTCTTGTTCGCCGCTTCGATAGCTGTCTCGCTGCTGGTTAACCGAACAGCAGAATGGCTGATGTATCGGCGGACCGTGGCAGAAGGGGGTTCCCGCTGA
- a CDS encoding ABC transporter permease yields the protein MRMKAGWSFKWLLYAAAGLICLYLLSPLLMIAVTSISTGSSSKFPPAGLSLEWYQKLSEQTQFLEAFRNSMIASSGATLLALFCGTLAALAIVQYPFPGRGLLRALFMSPMVVPKITLGIAYLILFSRMHIAGGLFALILGEAVIVFPFVLSIIGGALANLSPVHREAAADLGASPVRIFFTVTLPQLRLSLLLAGSISFVFTFDQVETALLILRQGSYTLPIQLFLYMEKWQDPTIAVVSVVLIAFALALFFVIKLVVRSAPGVATLLGERPKKKRLRRPM from the coding sequence ATGAGAATGAAAGCCGGATGGAGCTTTAAATGGCTGCTCTATGCAGCAGCAGGGCTGATCTGCCTGTATCTGCTGTCCCCGCTGCTGATGATTGCCGTGACCTCTATCAGTACAGGCAGCTCCAGCAAGTTTCCGCCTGCAGGGCTGTCACTGGAGTGGTACCAGAAGCTGAGCGAGCAGACGCAATTTCTGGAGGCTTTCCGCAACAGCATGATTGCCTCCTCCGGAGCTACACTATTGGCCCTGTTCTGCGGCACCTTGGCTGCCTTGGCGATTGTGCAATATCCTTTTCCGGGGAGAGGGCTGCTGCGTGCTTTGTTTATGTCACCTATGGTGGTTCCGAAGATCACACTGGGTATCGCCTATTTGATTCTTTTCTCCAGAATGCATATTGCCGGCGGCCTGTTCGCGCTGATCCTGGGCGAGGCTGTTATCGTCTTTCCCTTTGTGCTCTCCATTATTGGCGGAGCATTGGCAAATTTAAGCCCGGTTCACCGGGAAGCGGCAGCTGATCTGGGTGCAAGTCCGGTGCGGATCTTCTTCACCGTCACCTTGCCCCAGCTTCGTCTGTCACTGCTGCTCGCAGGCTCGATTTCGTTCGTCTTTACCTTTGACCAGGTGGAGACTGCGCTGCTTATCCTGCGGCAGGGAAGCTACACCTTGCCTATTCAGCTGTTCCTCTATATGGAGAAATGGCAGGACCCTACCATTGCCGTCGTTTCTGTTGTGCTGATTGCTTTCGCGCTGGCTCTGTTCTTTGTGATCAAGCTGGTCGTCCGGTCGGCTCCGGGAGTGGCTACGCTGCTGGGTGAGCGTCCTAAGAAGAAACGGCTTCGCCGTCCAATGTAA
- a CDS encoding sensor histidine kinase yields the protein MKTKYIKWMILLIPTLTVGIWEYVRHQFLLSYITMDLGNWLTPLIVYLVSVTLLSQLFRILERMQRELEQERSATIAWKAREQLANELHDGIAQSLFLLSVKVDRLEGEKDPQQHQQDIYQIRKTVHEVNRYVRQAITDLKVEPEVQQSEGSHETLEYKLHKLAQNAPMQLDIDWRLTDEELSPKETIELLACIREAVVNIEKHSGATTGLISGEGSREGWTVTVKDNGRGFEGNPFAHPDRYGLNIMKERAKAMQWKLKLCRDHDHTVVAISKEGEKK from the coding sequence ATGAAAACCAAATATATTAAATGGATGATTCTTCTCATTCCTACCCTAACGGTGGGCATCTGGGAATATGTGCGGCATCAATTTCTGTTGTCGTATATTACTATGGATCTGGGCAACTGGCTCACGCCGCTGATCGTGTATTTGGTGAGTGTAACGCTGCTGAGCCAGTTGTTTCGTATTCTCGAACGGATGCAGCGGGAGCTGGAGCAAGAACGCTCGGCCACGATTGCCTGGAAAGCAAGGGAGCAGCTGGCCAACGAGCTTCATGACGGTATTGCGCAATCCCTGTTTCTGCTCTCTGTTAAGGTAGACCGTCTGGAAGGTGAGAAAGACCCGCAGCAGCATCAGCAGGATATCTACCAGATCCGCAAAACCGTTCATGAGGTGAACCGTTATGTCCGTCAGGCTATCACCGATCTGAAGGTTGAACCGGAGGTGCAGCAGTCAGAAGGCAGTCACGAAACTCTGGAGTATAAGCTTCACAAGCTGGCACAGAATGCGCCGATGCAGCTCGATATCGATTGGAGACTGACAGATGAGGAGCTTTCGCCTAAGGAAACCATCGAGCTGTTGGCCTGTATCCGCGAAGCCGTAGTCAACATTGAGAAACATTCGGGTGCCACCACAGGATTGATCAGCGGCGAAGGCAGTCGGGAAGGCTGGACCGTGACTGTGAAAGACAATGGAAGAGGGTTCGAAGGCAACCCTTTTGCCCATCCCGACCGCTATGGCTTGAACATTATGAAGGAACGTGCCAAGGCGATGCAGTGGAAGCTGAAGTTGTGCCGGGACCACGACCATACCGTAGTAGCAATCAGCAAGGAAGGTGAGAAAAAATGA
- a CDS encoding ABC transporter substrate-binding protein: protein MFTTHTASKSKKSWLLIPLLLTLILLLSACGDSNAANSAKSETGNSPAATVQPSAEASPPADTAETGFKTVTTVNGEIEIPTQPKRIVAEEYLGSLIALDTIPVGAPGLTLKNMYYQEALQGVEDTGEYGKMSAEKILALAPDLIISGQAESYEALSKIAPTVIVPYGDLKDAHEELTYFGKLLGKEAAAEEWLSEYDRRIAEAKAKVDKAIPAEATFTIMEDGGKSIWVYGDNFGRGGQPIYQALGRKPPAAIADEIMEKQWAEISAETLSTYAGDYIIMTSNSRTVEDYKADSIWSSLPAVKSNHLYVWKEERSWYYDPIAVLSQTEELAEWLSQ, encoded by the coding sequence TTGTTCACTACACACACAGCCAGTAAGTCCAAGAAATCATGGCTGCTGATCCCTCTGCTGCTGACATTGATCCTGCTGCTCTCAGCTTGCGGGGATTCCAATGCCGCCAATTCTGCCAAGTCAGAGACTGGCAATAGTCCTGCAGCCACAGTTCAGCCTTCTGCCGAAGCGTCTCCACCGGCGGATACAGCAGAAACTGGATTTAAGACCGTTACTACGGTAAATGGAGAGATTGAAATCCCAACTCAGCCGAAGCGGATTGTAGCCGAGGAGTATCTGGGCAGCCTGATTGCGCTTGATACCATTCCCGTAGGCGCTCCCGGGTTGACGCTGAAGAATATGTATTATCAGGAAGCGCTTCAGGGTGTCGAGGATACCGGCGAATATGGCAAAATGTCAGCGGAGAAGATCCTTGCACTGGCACCCGACCTGATCATTTCAGGGCAGGCGGAAAGCTATGAAGCCTTAAGCAAAATCGCCCCAACTGTTATTGTTCCTTATGGTGATCTGAAGGATGCCCATGAGGAGCTGACGTATTTCGGCAAGCTGCTGGGCAAGGAAGCTGCTGCGGAGGAATGGCTGTCCGAGTATGACCGGCGGATTGCGGAGGCCAAAGCCAAAGTGGACAAGGCGATCCCTGCCGAGGCTACCTTCACCATCATGGAGGACGGCGGGAAATCGATCTGGGTATACGGGGACAATTTCGGACGTGGAGGACAGCCGATCTATCAGGCGCTTGGACGCAAGCCTCCCGCAGCCATAGCGGATGAAATTATGGAGAAGCAATGGGCGGAAATCTCTGCGGAGACGCTTAGCACCTACGCAGGTGACTATATCATCATGACCTCCAATTCGCGGACAGTGGAAGATTACAAGGCTGACAGTATTTGGAGCAGTCTTCCGGCTGTAAAAAGTAACCATCTCTACGTATGGAAAGAAGAACGCTCCTGGTATTATGATCCAATCGCCGTCCTCTCTCAAACCGAAGAGCTGGCCGAATGGCTAAGCCAATAG
- a CDS encoding AraC family transcriptional regulator, whose translation MSTSLMLHIPELAHPLCVPISVSNLSEHAVQGYESPTPAVSVLIVVTGGGGYAGIRGQLHSLTAGSILACAEVPQLEPDGANRLQGIWIDYISLSPHTPSFSRLTGAVPLHQVSSGTVARAAALHHAWNEPQEGQPFAVQQLFAELLTEIYSGLAAKLNASGGWFGPVLKYIEAHYNEDLTREQMAVLAGVSPEHFSRTFRRMAGQTFSTYLNLLRIRRAQLRLLTGKPSLTALAQEVGYGEGTYLSRKFKQIVGVSPTVYHQRTNKKVAALNYNHTASLRALQITPCLGAYSAWHERLESVPAAQKLHLNTADDTLLYDSVAAAEPDVIISYSLPRENRSLVPLAPVLELPYMQMSWRQQFRRIADVVDRRQQAEEWLLSYSQLCSEANLQLDRSIGAVRGSAIVWEISTRSAYCFAGSYGRGCHVLYGDLGFYPPSLLIDNNIMGSGYLEAPIEQIPGYPADYIFITGLPTDAEGSKRVGQLFLSSAWCQLEAVRNRQVYILDEADMFYGFDPLSSLAQLQVLLQALTS comes from the coding sequence ATGTCTACATCATTAATGCTCCATATTCCAGAGCTTGCCCATCCGCTATGTGTCCCCATATCCGTCAGCAATCTGAGTGAGCATGCTGTACAAGGTTATGAATCTCCCACTCCAGCGGTTTCGGTGCTGATCGTCGTGACGGGCGGCGGAGGTTATGCGGGAATACGTGGCCAGCTTCATTCTTTGACTGCGGGAAGTATATTGGCTTGTGCAGAAGTTCCGCAGCTGGAGCCGGATGGTGCGAACAGACTTCAAGGAATATGGATTGATTATATCAGTCTCAGTCCGCACACCCCCAGCTTCTCACGTCTAACCGGTGCAGTTCCGCTTCATCAAGTCTCTTCGGGAACGGTTGCCCGGGCGGCGGCGCTGCATCACGCCTGGAATGAACCCCAGGAGGGTCAACCATTCGCAGTGCAGCAGCTGTTTGCTGAACTACTGACAGAAATCTACAGCGGCTTAGCCGCTAAGTTGAACGCTTCGGGCGGCTGGTTCGGGCCAGTGCTGAAGTATATCGAAGCCCACTATAATGAAGATTTGACCCGTGAGCAGATGGCGGTGCTGGCCGGTGTTAGCCCGGAGCATTTCTCACGCACCTTCCGCCGGATGGCGGGACAGACCTTCAGCACCTATCTCAATCTGCTTCGCATCCGCAGGGCACAGCTGAGGTTACTGACCGGCAAACCGAGCTTAACGGCGCTGGCTCAGGAGGTTGGTTATGGCGAAGGAACTTATCTGAGCCGTAAATTCAAACAGATTGTAGGCGTATCACCGACAGTCTACCACCAACGCACCAACAAAAAAGTGGCAGCTCTCAACTACAATCATACGGCCAGCCTGCGTGCGCTCCAGATCACCCCCTGCTTAGGGGCGTATTCGGCCTGGCATGAGCGCCTGGAGTCTGTACCTGCTGCGCAGAAGCTGCACCTGAATACAGCCGACGACACCCTGCTGTATGACTCGGTGGCTGCGGCTGAACCTGATGTCATAATCAGCTACAGTCTGCCCAGAGAGAACCGCAGCCTTGTGCCGCTTGCCCCGGTGCTTGAGCTGCCCTACATGCAGATGAGCTGGCGCCAGCAGTTCCGCAGGATTGCCGATGTCGTCGACCGGCGGCAGCAGGCCGAAGAATGGCTGCTGTCCTATTCGCAGCTCTGCAGCGAAGCGAATCTGCAGCTGGACCGGTCCATCGGTGCTGTAAGAGGCTCCGCGATCGTATGGGAGATCAGTACCCGCAGTGCCTATTGCTTCGCCGGGAGTTACGGCCGCGGCTGTCATGTTCTGTATGGGGATCTTGGATTCTATCCTCCTTCTCTGCTTATAGACAACAATATAATGGGCAGCGGGTACTTGGAGGCCCCCATCGAGCAGATTCCCGGCTACCCGGCAGACTATATTTTTATCACCGGACTGCCTACAGATGCTGAAGGTAGCAAGCGTGTCGGGCAGTTGTTCCTCTCTTCGGCATGGTGCCAGCTGGAGGCCGTACGTAACCGACAGGTCTATATACTTGATGAAGCCGACATGTTCTATGGCTTTGATCCGCTCTCGTCACTAGCTCAGCTGCAAGTGCTGCTCCAGGCTTTAACATCATAA
- a CDS encoding M24 family metallopeptidase, giving the protein MNQLNGLAPAANRERASQIMDNHGLAALIATTPENVTYTLGSPLRASNWTMQIYAVMPKEPSVRSCVIIPTNRLGVVAQTGIEGVDLYLYSDFFVEGSIEGKPSTPDIDRFYQLMQSTRSYAGPVEALEAALADLGITGQPIGVDEMRIAPEHLQRLAEGLPGGRAIPAYKLFREIRQIKTPLEVERLRRAAALNEQAELELIGLIAAGVHEAELAEHYRLTVMKGGATPAMTAVGAGPRSALPLIENYFRVIEPGDQVRFDLCLTLDGYWGDTGRTAVLGEPTAWQQRHFQAVRHGWEQALDTVRPGVKASEVFAAAVGRVQKEGIPHYRRQHVGHAIGLELYDDIILAPNDHRELQPGMVFCVEVPYYELGAGGFQIEDTVVVTEDGYEFLTHMERKLFLK; this is encoded by the coding sequence ATGAATCAGCTTAATGGCCTTGCACCGGCAGCGAACCGGGAACGGGCTTCACAAATTATGGACAACCATGGGCTGGCTGCTCTTATTGCAACTACTCCGGAGAACGTCACCTACACCTTGGGCTCGCCGCTGCGGGCGAGTAACTGGACCATGCAGATCTATGCAGTAATGCCGAAAGAACCATCCGTACGATCTTGTGTAATTATTCCAACCAACCGGCTTGGTGTGGTCGCGCAGACGGGGATCGAAGGAGTGGACCTGTATCTGTACAGTGATTTTTTCGTGGAGGGGTCTATTGAAGGCAAACCTTCCACACCGGACATCGACCGGTTCTACCAGTTAATGCAGTCTACCCGCAGCTATGCCGGACCCGTGGAAGCGCTGGAAGCCGCGCTTGCAGATCTTGGCATTACAGGCCAGCCTATCGGTGTCGATGAGATGCGGATTGCGCCTGAACATCTTCAGCGGCTGGCTGAAGGTCTTCCCGGCGGGAGAGCGATTCCCGCCTATAAGCTGTTCCGCGAGATCCGTCAGATCAAAACACCGCTTGAGGTGGAGCGCCTGCGCCGGGCAGCGGCTCTGAACGAGCAGGCGGAGCTGGAGCTGATCGGCCTGATCGCCGCAGGTGTGCATGAAGCGGAGCTGGCTGAGCACTACCGGCTGACAGTGATGAAGGGCGGGGCGACGCCCGCGATGACTGCGGTGGGAGCCGGTCCGCGCAGCGCGCTGCCGCTGATCGAGAATTATTTCCGGGTCATTGAACCGGGAGACCAGGTGCGCTTTGATCTGTGCCTTACGCTGGACGGATACTGGGGAGATACCGGACGTACAGCAGTATTGGGTGAACCGACAGCCTGGCAGCAGCGGCATTTCCAGGCTGTGCGGCATGGCTGGGAGCAGGCGCTGGACACGGTTCGTCCCGGAGTAAAAGCCTCGGAGGTATTTGCTGCGGCGGTAGGACGGGTACAGAAGGAAGGCATCCCCCACTATAGACGCCAGCATGTAGGCCATGCTATCGGATTGGAGCTGTACGATGACATCATCCTTGCGCCAAATGATCACCGGGAACTACAGCCTGGAATGGTCTTCTGCGTAGAGGTGCCCTATTATGAGCTGGGAGCAGGCGGTTTTCAAATTGAAGATACAGTTGTGGTCACTGAGGACGGTTACGAATTCCTGACACATATGGAACGCAAGCTGTTCCTTAAATAA